A genome region from Archaeoglobus fulgidus DSM 4304 includes the following:
- a CDS encoding 4Fe-4S dicluster domain-containing protein, which translates to MKVKERKAACTEPESCLGCRLCANVCPQNAIKVEKCEISIDEEVTGTGCVLQIQTDLCTGCGLCVRQCPMQILTLEEVGE; encoded by the coding sequence GTGAAGGTAAAGGAAAGGAAGGCTGCCTGCACTGAGCCAGAAAGCTGCCTCGGTTGCAGGTTGTGCGCCAATGTTTGCCCGCAAAACGCGATTAAGGTTGAGAAATGCGAGATATCAATAGATGAAGAGGTCACAGGAACGGGATGCGTTCTCCAGATTCAGACCGACCTGTGCACCGGATGCGGGCTCTGCGTGAGGCAGTGTCCGATGCAGATTCTCACTCTCGAAGAGGTGGGAGAATGA
- a CDS encoding Coenzyme F420 hydrogenase/dehydrogenase, beta subunit C-terminal domain has protein sequence MIAREWQFALPEKKHKKKYFGNLKAEVIDAGLCCHCAACASICPVNGITAGDAPIDFPNWVKECVDCGACIKVCPRWEYTPKNGLGEYIEVVAARSKRFVGQDGAMVTEFTASALEMGIIERAIFVARDSNWRTRVVTIKTPEQLYDRKITGTKYSYADVLPALKEAVLKSEAVGFVGTPCMVSAVRKMQQAFKKFERVKLAIGLFCTENFYHHDLYKFLLEKANADLRNAVKTDIKKGKFIVEMKDGSKVRIPVKDFEEIIPSGCKVCQDFAAVESDVSVGSVGSPNRFSTVMVRTEVAKQILDYIREKDYAEFGEAKLDIVQKLCDHKMKIHPWPPKKKEEKSEE, from the coding sequence ATGATTGCAAGAGAGTGGCAGTTTGCACTGCCCGAAAAGAAGCACAAGAAAAAGTATTTTGGCAATCTGAAAGCAGAGGTAATCGATGCGGGACTTTGCTGCCACTGCGCTGCGTGCGCGTCAATCTGCCCGGTCAATGGAATAACAGCCGGTGACGCGCCAATCGATTTTCCCAACTGGGTCAAGGAGTGCGTTGACTGCGGAGCCTGCATCAAGGTCTGCCCGAGATGGGAGTACACACCTAAAAACGGTCTTGGAGAGTACATTGAGGTTGTGGCAGCGAGGTCGAAGAGGTTCGTTGGACAGGATGGAGCCATGGTTACGGAATTCACCGCTTCAGCGCTTGAGATGGGGATAATCGAGAGGGCAATCTTTGTTGCGAGAGATTCCAACTGGAGGACGAGGGTTGTCACCATAAAGACCCCGGAGCAGCTTTACGACCGCAAAATTACCGGTACGAAGTATAGCTACGCCGACGTCCTTCCGGCGTTAAAGGAGGCCGTGCTTAAATCGGAGGCGGTGGGGTTTGTCGGCACTCCGTGCATGGTTTCAGCAGTAAGAAAGATGCAGCAGGCCTTTAAGAAGTTCGAGAGGGTTAAGCTTGCAATCGGCCTCTTCTGCACGGAAAACTTCTACCACCACGACCTCTACAAATTCCTGCTCGAAAAGGCAAACGCTGACTTAAGGAATGCCGTTAAGACGGACATCAAGAAGGGGAAGTTCATCGTTGAGATGAAGGACGGCAGCAAGGTGAGAATTCCCGTAAAGGACTTTGAGGAAATCATACCATCAGGATGTAAAGTCTGCCAGGACTTTGCGGCAGTTGAGAGTGACGTAAGCGTGGGCAGCGTTGGCAGCCCAAATCGCTTTTCAACGGTGATGGTCAGAACTGAAGTGGCGAAGCAGATTCTGGACTACATCAGAGAAAAGGACTACGCCGAGTTTGGCGAGGCGAAGCTCGACATCGTGCAGAAGCTCTGCGACCACAAGATGAAGATTCACCCCTGGCCACCGAAGAAGAAAGAAGAGAAATCTGAAGAGTAA
- a CDS encoding NuoI/complex I 23 kDa subunit family protein encodes MIRLSKVKTDPIENLKRHAEAISEAVKQAIKPDRITVEYPRERRRYPECFRGFIVFDREKCISCFRCAQICPANAIQMEYFDRAYPGIDYAKCIFCHFCVDSCPTGALNTSKVHDVAFKSMDEMRLSANKSPRFPRLSGRRSRLLSTT; translated from the coding sequence ATGATCAGGCTGAGTAAGGTTAAAACTGACCCGATTGAAAACCTCAAGAGGCATGCTGAAGCCATCAGCGAGGCTGTAAAGCAGGCCATAAAGCCCGACAGAATAACGGTTGAGTATCCGAGAGAGAGGAGGAGGTATCCGGAATGCTTCAGAGGCTTTATAGTCTTTGACAGGGAGAAGTGCATCAGCTGTTTCCGCTGCGCCCAAATCTGTCCTGCCAACGCGATACAGATGGAGTATTTCGATAGGGCGTATCCGGGCATCGATTATGCTAAGTGCATCTTCTGCCACTTTTGCGTTGATAGCTGTCCCACCGGAGCTTTAAACACAAGCAAGGTTCATGATGTTGCTTTCAAATCGATGGATGAAATGAGACTGAGTGCGAACAAATCACCAAGGTTCCCGAGATTGTCAGGGAGGAGAAGCAGACTGTTGAGTACTACGTAG
- the nuoH gene encoding NADH-quinone oxidoreductase subunit NuoH: protein MIADALNYFYEIFSSNMMNIPLIAPIVDYLMKIPLINILVALILWKPFFAVIIMPGLGVLTLYLLYIVWYERKLTARIQWRVGPLEVARPIRGAIQALADGIRYFFQEAIVHREAHRPYFVQLPILAFIPVLLPIMFIPAGSAVGIYTPNAIQLTVTFIALIPITIVAIGWASNSRFAYIGSVREAFMYFAYEVPFIIAVISMIFLYGSGDAYVAVEKQSAIPGALLNPIAFIVYLIAMLMATSRLPFEIPEADQEIAFGPFVEYSGILFGLVMVLAYEKLYIMTLLFTILFLGGWSGIYCPLLGDLNGPLWMFIKTIVVISILVIVRSIYARYRLDQALRIGWTSMLALSIVALVVGGALGVWLS, encoded by the coding sequence ATGATTGCTGATGCCTTGAATTATTTTTACGAAATCTTCAGCTCGAACATGATGAATATTCCGCTGATTGCACCGATTGTAGACTACTTAATGAAAATCCCGCTAATCAACATTCTCGTAGCACTGATACTCTGGAAACCGTTCTTTGCCGTGATAATAATGCCCGGACTTGGAGTTCTGACTCTCTATCTGCTCTACATTGTGTGGTACGAGAGAAAGTTAACCGCCAGAATTCAGTGGAGAGTTGGTCCTCTTGAGGTTGCAAGGCCTATTAGGGGAGCTATTCAGGCTCTTGCGGATGGCATAAGGTACTTCTTCCAGGAGGCCATAGTTCACAGAGAGGCTCATCGTCCCTACTTCGTGCAGCTTCCGATTCTCGCCTTCATCCCTGTGCTTCTGCCGATAATGTTCATTCCCGCTGGAAGTGCGGTTGGAATCTACACACCCAACGCAATTCAGCTTACGGTGACGTTCATCGCCCTGATTCCCATCACAATAGTCGCCATAGGATGGGCCTCCAACAGCAGGTTCGCCTACATCGGTTCGGTCAGAGAAGCTTTCATGTACTTCGCCTACGAGGTTCCGTTCATAATAGCGGTTATTTCGATGATTTTCCTTTACGGCAGCGGAGATGCCTACGTTGCAGTTGAGAAGCAGTCTGCCATACCGGGAGCACTTCTGAATCCGATTGCGTTCATCGTTTACCTCATCGCAATGCTGATGGCCACCTCAAGACTGCCCTTCGAGATTCCTGAGGCTGATCAGGAAATCGCCTTCGGCCCATTCGTTGAGTACTCTGGAATCCTCTTCGGCCTTGTCATGGTTCTCGCCTACGAAAAGCTGTACATAATGACTCTCCTTTTCACGATTCTGTTCCTTGGTGGATGGAGCGGCATCTACTGCCCTCTGCTCGGCGATTTGAACGGTCCGCTTTGGATGTTCATTAAGACGATCGTTGTGATTTCGATACTGGTCATAGTGAGGTCAATCTACGCTAGATACAGGCTTGACCAGGCTTTGAGAATAGGGTGGACCTCAATGCTTGCCCTCTCGATCGTAGCGCTGGTTGTTGGAGGCGCCTTAGGAGTGTGGTTGTCATGA
- the nuoB gene encoding NADH-quinone oxidoreductase subunit NuoB: MDEFIEFVRGGPLGPIKKWGTKWSLWPVHLVTACCGAELAHAFACGYDGERIGALNYGIARQTNLIIVEGAITRKMAKVLRITWEQMPDPKFVIVMGACGLQGGIFWNGYHMVKPSDVVPVDFFIPGCPPTPEALLRGIRQLQFKIETGEAKTSATFPEVPLEAGRKPRVLPKSPKKISKAPAVIVNAPKEVDWEFGQKLVEEIKAKVEAKSVTITGKNRIAVKVESDYIPRAAMRLREMGFDHVKNVNVIDVPNEDKFIVEYHFSSYSVKELMPVIVNVFADIPRENPRVKSLASMFPSADYMEREMHDFFGVIFEGNPWMGRKFLLAPDAPEFPLRKDFKLEEEVYVR, from the coding sequence ATGGATGAATTCATCGAATTTGTTAGAGGAGGCCCGCTTGGCCCTATTAAGAAGTGGGGAACCAAGTGGAGCCTGTGGCCGGTCCACCTCGTTACAGCATGCTGCGGAGCTGAACTTGCTCACGCTTTCGCCTGTGGTTATGACGGAGAGAGGATCGGCGCCCTCAACTACGGTATCGCGAGGCAGACGAACCTCATAATTGTTGAGGGAGCAATCACAAGAAAGATGGCGAAAGTTTTGAGGATAACATGGGAGCAGATGCCTGATCCGAAGTTCGTCATCGTGATGGGGGCTTGCGGTTTGCAGGGAGGAATCTTCTGGAATGGCTATCACATGGTCAAACCATCCGACGTAGTTCCGGTTGACTTCTTCATTCCCGGCTGTCCCCCAACCCCTGAGGCCCTGCTCAGGGGGATAAGGCAGCTTCAGTTCAAGATAGAGACCGGCGAGGCAAAGACCTCCGCAACATTCCCCGAAGTACCTCTGGAGGCTGGCAGAAAGCCAAGAGTTCTGCCAAAATCACCGAAGAAAATATCTAAGGCACCGGCAGTCATAGTGAACGCTCCGAAGGAGGTTGATTGGGAGTTCGGCCAGAAGCTGGTTGAGGAGATTAAGGCGAAAGTGGAGGCCAAATCTGTGACAATTACCGGAAAGAACAGAATAGCTGTTAAGGTGGAAAGCGATTACATTCCAAGGGCTGCAATGAGGCTGAGGGAGATGGGGTTCGACCACGTTAAGAACGTTAATGTGATAGACGTACCGAATGAGGACAAGTTCATCGTGGAGTACCACTTCTCCAGCTACAGCGTCAAAGAACTCATGCCGGTCATAGTCAACGTCTTTGCGGATATTCCGAGAGAGAATCCGAGGGTGAAGAGCCTTGCGAGCATGTTCCCGAGTGCGGATTACATGGAGAGGGAGATGCACGACTTCTTTGGCGTAATCTTCGAGGGCAATCCGTGGATGGGCAGAAAGTTCCTTCTCGCTCCAGACGCTCCGGAGTTCCCGCTGAGAAAGGACTTCAAGCTTGAGGAGGAGGTTTACGTGAGGTGA
- the ndhC gene encoding NADH-quinone oxidoreductase subunit A, which translates to MSMLENTLVVVIVVAVALITDIAVLALAKILPRYRPTEVKVSRFEAGNPPVGLQKWTLPMQYIGFMIMFMAFEPILVIILLLSGTPTLDVIALTVLAFILLLPALHVAYNYSLEIAKLRGDING; encoded by the coding sequence ATGTCGATGCTTGAAAACACGCTGGTTGTGGTAATCGTCGTTGCAGTCGCTCTGATCACGGACATTGCGGTACTGGCACTTGCAAAAATTCTGCCCAGATACAGGCCGACTGAGGTTAAAGTTTCAAGATTCGAGGCAGGAAACCCTCCGGTAGGGTTGCAGAAGTGGACGCTACCGATGCAGTACATAGGTTTCATGATAATGTTCATGGCCTTTGAACCAATACTGGTCATAATTCTGCTGCTTTCGGGAACACCTACGCTGGACGTAATAGCTCTGACAGTTCTTGCATTCATTCTGCTTTTACCAGCGCTGCATGTAGCCTACAACTACTCGCTTGAAATTGCCAAATTGAGGGGTGATATCAATGGATGA
- a CDS encoding NADH-quinone oxidoreductase subunit 5 family protein: MSEMVELPMMAELLALLFFTPIIASFPIAIAWGMDPRPEWARKLPVLSVLGLFVSLCVALYILFNVGELSPEAEPIKYTIYWLPDFNINFVFIFDYLSKLMGALTAVIAFLIGVYGLEYMRDDYRLGWYWFFFNLFTASMLLVVYSDNLLMLLIGWEGLGIASWGLIGHWFRDDDELSYVGILKRKVAGLNMFWSPSTGGWRAISTIRVGDMPMFFAIGALFALTGTLNITEIPWAGLEEKIGVAGVVILLVAFLMGPFTKSAQLPFSEWLMTAMTGPTTVSALLHSATMVAAGTYLFMRLSWYIQPWELHLEGYEYVYVLVLFLGLVSSLYAALVATSSLERKVLLAASTMSSLGLMFASAAASYWVGKFALLVAFWYLITHAFAKATLFLVAGHLIHETHDRFLGGDTEVARKLKWAFVATVVATIFLSGIPPFTAYWVKSGMDGVMHHLEHEFGIIPLALLVTISAIYSGFLGKFLSMNFFKGKKVHLHLHGGQIMSTAYLIMVSMLLVILAAILTSPEEPFKEFVEEGLLPSSFAVGMIVLVAYAFGFFKPQIKSPLGQFFGDRMYMMFLNDYIVPKIGWAIAKVVDYGNMLIDFTCHQAIPGMFEVYSHGVRFIQNGRLERYLQIVIGFVMLIVVVAVAAGWIA; this comes from the coding sequence ATGAGCGAAATGGTTGAGCTTCCGATGATGGCTGAACTTCTCGCATTGCTTTTCTTCACGCCAATCATAGCCAGCTTTCCCATCGCAATAGCGTGGGGAATGGACCCCCGCCCTGAGTGGGCGAGAAAGCTACCCGTTCTTTCAGTTCTGGGCCTTTTCGTCTCACTCTGCGTCGCTCTCTACATACTCTTTAACGTAGGAGAACTTTCACCTGAAGCCGAGCCAATCAAGTACACCATCTACTGGCTGCCGGATTTCAACATAAACTTCGTGTTCATCTTCGACTACCTAAGCAAGCTGATGGGGGCTTTGACTGCTGTGATAGCCTTCCTGATTGGCGTTTACGGCCTTGAGTACATGAGGGACGACTACAGGCTTGGCTGGTACTGGTTCTTCTTCAACCTCTTCACCGCATCAATGCTCCTCGTTGTTTACAGCGACAACCTCCTGATGCTCCTCATAGGCTGGGAAGGTCTGGGAATTGCCTCATGGGGGTTGATTGGCCACTGGTTCAGGGATGATGACGAGCTAAGCTACGTCGGAATTCTGAAGAGAAAGGTTGCAGGCCTCAACATGTTCTGGTCACCCAGCACCGGAGGGTGGAGAGCAATCTCCACGATAAGAGTGGGAGACATGCCGATGTTCTTCGCCATCGGTGCCCTGTTCGCCTTAACAGGCACGCTAAACATTACCGAGATTCCTTGGGCTGGGCTGGAGGAGAAAATAGGCGTTGCCGGAGTCGTAATCCTCCTTGTGGCCTTCCTCATGGGGCCCTTCACGAAGTCAGCCCAGCTACCCTTCAGCGAGTGGCTGATGACGGCCATGACAGGCCCGACAACTGTGAGCGCTTTGCTCCACTCAGCCACAATGGTTGCAGCCGGAACCTATCTCTTCATGAGGCTCAGCTGGTACATCCAGCCCTGGGAGCTTCACCTTGAGGGCTACGAATACGTTTACGTTCTCGTGCTGTTCCTCGGCTTGGTCTCATCCCTCTACGCCGCTCTTGTTGCAACAAGCTCCCTTGAAAGGAAGGTTCTGCTTGCGGCCTCAACAATGTCCAGCCTCGGTTTGATGTTCGCATCGGCAGCGGCAAGCTACTGGGTCGGGAAGTTCGCTCTGCTGGTAGCATTCTGGTACCTCATCACCCACGCCTTCGCCAAGGCAACGCTCTTCCTTGTCGCGGGCCATCTCATCCACGAGACCCACGACAGGTTCCTTGGTGGAGACACTGAGGTGGCGAGGAAGCTCAAGTGGGCCTTTGTTGCGACGGTTGTTGCCACAATCTTCCTCTCAGGAATTCCGCCCTTCACAGCCTACTGGGTGAAGTCAGGAATGGATGGTGTCATGCACCACCTTGAGCACGAGTTCGGCATAATTCCACTTGCCCTTCTCGTAACGATTTCAGCAATCTACTCAGGCTTCCTCGGCAAGTTCCTCAGCATGAACTTCTTCAAGGGCAAGAAGGTGCACCTCCACCTTCACGGCGGACAGATAATGAGCACGGCGTATCTTATCATGGTTTCAATGCTTCTCGTAATCCTTGCAGCAATTCTGACGTCTCCAGAGGAGCCGTTTAAAGAGTTCGTCGAGGAGGGGTTACTGCCATCCTCCTTTGCAGTGGGCATGATCGTCCTCGTGGCCTACGCTTTCGGATTCTTCAAGCCGCAGATTAAATCACCGCTGGGACAGTTCTTCGGTGACAGGATGTACATGATGTTCCTCAATGACTACATTGTGCCGAAAATTGGCTGGGCGATAGCGAAGGTTGTGGATTACGGAAACATGCTGATAGACTTTACCTGTCATCAGGCAATTCCCGGAATGTTTGAGGTTTACTCTCACGGAGTGAGGTTCATCCAGAACGGAAGGCTTGAAAGGTATCTGCAGATTGTGATTGGCTTCGTAATGCTGATTGTGGTTGTTGCAGTCGCGGCGGGGTGGATAGCATGA
- a CDS encoding NADH-quinone oxidoreductase subunit D: MEEYALDIPVEPPRELRSLFIPIPPEYVEDTYRSDDFLVLVGPQHPGSGHMRLIVRVRGDIIQEVIPDPGYVHRSMEKLAENRLYIQNIPLVERPAIMDAPNFNLGYVRAIEEALDIEVPERAKFLRTMLAELGRVGTHLYDAAILAVFLGHTTGFMYPFGLRELICEALVRLTGARFTSSFIIPGGVRRDADDATLKWIYDMTLAMERRLKSFERIFINNPTVIARLQDVGVLSKEEAIKYGVVGPFLRASGVEYDVRKVEPYEAYDDLTWEMPVSDAGDGYARFLVRVNEVGQSLSIIRQCIKEMPEGRVISEQVAENEKDIRGSFFDSLSNIVLPSGEYTTLTEGARGTIIYSIISDGESNVPYRLRIVSPGWLYLRGFMESMKGERLADLQAIYGSFGYFPPEADR; the protein is encoded by the coding sequence ATGGAGGAATACGCTCTCGACATTCCCGTGGAGCCCCCAAGAGAACTAAGGTCTCTGTTCATCCCCATCCCGCCTGAATACGTGGAGGATACCTACAGGAGCGATGACTTTCTGGTTCTCGTCGGTCCTCAGCATCCCGGCAGCGGCCACATGAGGCTTATTGTGAGGGTGAGGGGAGATATAATTCAGGAAGTCATTCCCGATCCCGGTTACGTTCACAGGTCGATGGAGAAGCTAGCAGAAAACCGCCTTTACATTCAGAACATTCCGCTTGTTGAGAGACCTGCAATAATGGATGCTCCGAACTTCAATCTTGGCTATGTAAGGGCGATTGAAGAAGCTTTGGACATAGAGGTTCCAGAGAGGGCGAAGTTCCTCAGGACGATGCTTGCCGAGCTTGGTAGAGTGGGAACACACCTATACGATGCTGCAATTCTTGCAGTCTTCCTCGGCCACACAACCGGCTTCATGTATCCTTTTGGACTCAGGGAACTGATCTGCGAGGCTCTTGTAAGGCTGACAGGAGCAAGGTTCACCTCTTCCTTCATAATTCCCGGCGGTGTGAGGAGGGATGCTGACGATGCAACGCTGAAGTGGATTTACGACATGACTCTCGCAATGGAAAGGAGGCTGAAGTCCTTCGAGAGAATCTTCATCAACAACCCCACGGTCATCGCGAGACTTCAGGACGTCGGCGTTCTCAGCAAGGAGGAGGCAATAAAATACGGCGTCGTTGGGCCTTTCCTGAGAGCGAGCGGTGTTGAGTACGATGTGAGAAAGGTGGAGCCCTACGAGGCCTACGATGACCTCACGTGGGAAATGCCCGTCTCTGATGCCGGAGACGGTTATGCGAGGTTCTTGGTCAGAGTTAACGAGGTAGGGCAGAGTCTTAGCATCATAAGGCAGTGCATCAAGGAAATGCCTGAGGGAAGAGTAATCAGCGAGCAGGTTGCTGAAAACGAGAAGGATATCAGGGGCTCCTTCTTCGACAGCCTCTCGAACATTGTCCTTCCTTCGGGAGAGTACACGACTCTGACGGAGGGGGCGAGGGGAACGATAATCTACAGCATAATCAGCGATGGAGAGTCTAACGTTCCGTACAGGCTCAGGATAGTAAGCCCTGGATGGCTTTACCTCAGGGGCTTCATGGAATCCATGAAGGGAGAAAGGCTGGCCGATTTGCAGGCCATATACGGGAGCTTCGGCTACTTCCCGCCCGAAGCTGACAGGTGA
- a CDS encoding triphosphoribosyl-dephospho-CoA synthase — translation MLKTPSDAAVAGCLSLLLEVSGNPKAGNVDREHDFDDLKFEHFLASAAGAFPAFLEVAEKRIIGEGVLRAVKESMRWHRAENVHFGAFLLLVPLISSWDAGGMVDIAEAARNRLRRTDFRDSLSVLEAFRLSNARVVEAGELNLKDRKTEEEIAQKKINLYEWMKMAPEENLIARELVDGFKISIEGAKFLLSFGNSGKAVVELYYHLLSKFPDPLVIAKMGREYAEKITEWAEKARTEEERKELDEKLLKDGANPGTIADLTASSIFLALAEGWRI, via the coding sequence ATGCTCAAAACTCCCAGCGATGCCGCAGTTGCTGGCTGCCTCTCCCTGCTGCTTGAGGTTTCCGGAAATCCCAAGGCGGGCAATGTTGACAGGGAGCACGACTTTGACGACCTTAAATTCGAGCACTTCCTCGCCTCCGCTGCAGGAGCATTTCCAGCTTTTCTGGAAGTTGCGGAGAAAAGGATAATTGGAGAAGGTGTGCTGAGAGCTGTGAAGGAGAGCATGAGGTGGCACAGGGCTGAGAACGTTCACTTCGGCGCCTTCCTGCTCCTTGTTCCCCTCATCTCTTCATGGGACGCAGGCGGTATGGTTGATATAGCCGAAGCTGCAAGAAACAGGCTCAGAAGAACGGACTTCAGGGACAGCTTAAGCGTTCTCGAGGCTTTCAGGCTCAGCAATGCGAGAGTTGTTGAGGCCGGAGAGCTTAATTTGAAGGACAGAAAAACCGAAGAAGAAATTGCGCAGAAAAAAATAAATCTCTACGAGTGGATGAAGATGGCTCCCGAGGAGAACCTGATAGCCAGAGAGCTAGTTGATGGCTTTAAAATCAGTATTGAGGGGGCAAAGTTCCTTTTAAGCTTCGGAAATTCTGGAAAGGCGGTCGTTGAGCTTTACTACCATCTCCTTTCCAAGTTTCCAGACCCGCTCGTGATTGCCAAGATGGGCAGAGAGTATGCGGAGAAGATTACCGAGTGGGCTGAAAAAGCGAGAACAGAAGAAGAAAGAAAAGAGCTTGATGAAAAGCTGCTAAAGGATGGTGCAAACCCCGGGACCATAGCCGACTTAACGGCCTCGTCCATCTTCTTAGCGCTTGCGGAGGGCTGGAGAATATGA
- a CDS encoding proton-conducting transporter membrane subunit — protein sequence MIELLASLIILAVGAALSYKDIRISLVASVVAVVAMMASGNAYSALILFVALLNIFSLYAIRQNQIAGVDYALVAIMAVATIYAFVVDDLAMMLALFMVVSAPTYLLVMVSDRGLNVDVGIKYVTFMVIATVLFITGAVLLYSTTNTLVYSLAFLMLIVGLSMEVGIAPVHEWVPDVFASADPIPISIIASLAKFVPFIIAYKIVVATATPSLGLLLIVVGLIAAASMFVGNIGALTTNEPSRILAYSTVANMGYILATFAAVTAGKEYVYFAIAGGLLQLFVNSFGKVGYFASIKNEGTSPITAYMLTFSFIGLPPLMGFWSKLFIIYSLVYSQFIWLAVILVLNSAISVPYYVRLARLLGTGWKFNLTSAVVLFASIAMLITLIPPMWFVDVVSMMKGV from the coding sequence ATGATAGAGTTGCTTGCATCGCTGATAATCCTCGCAGTTGGAGCAGCTCTCAGCTACAAGGACATCAGAATATCGCTTGTGGCGAGCGTAGTTGCTGTTGTTGCAATGATGGCAAGCGGAAACGCTTACTCAGCTTTAATTCTTTTCGTGGCGCTGCTGAACATCTTCTCCCTCTACGCCATAAGGCAGAACCAAATTGCTGGTGTGGATTACGCGTTGGTCGCGATAATGGCAGTGGCGACGATTTACGCCTTTGTTGTTGATGACCTTGCAATGATGCTCGCTTTGTTCATGGTCGTCTCGGCTCCGACTTACCTGCTTGTCATGGTTAGCGACAGGGGACTGAATGTGGATGTTGGCATCAAGTACGTTACTTTCATGGTAATCGCCACAGTCCTCTTTATAACCGGAGCGGTTCTACTGTATTCAACGACGAATACTTTGGTTTACTCCTTGGCTTTCCTAATGCTGATTGTCGGCCTGAGCATGGAAGTGGGTATAGCTCCGGTTCACGAGTGGGTTCCGGACGTTTTCGCCTCAGCAGACCCCATTCCGATTTCGATAATAGCCTCGCTTGCAAAGTTTGTTCCATTCATCATCGCCTACAAGATAGTCGTTGCAACCGCAACGCCATCTCTCGGACTCCTCCTCATCGTGGTTGGGCTGATCGCTGCTGCATCGATGTTCGTCGGAAACATTGGAGCTTTAACAACGAATGAACCCAGTAGAATCCTCGCATACTCAACCGTTGCGAACATGGGTTACATTCTTGCGACCTTTGCCGCAGTAACCGCAGGGAAGGAGTACGTTTACTTTGCAATTGCGGGAGGTCTGCTCCAGCTCTTCGTAAACTCATTTGGCAAGGTGGGGTACTTCGCAAGCATAAAGAATGAGGGAACATCTCCGATAACAGCGTATATGCTGACATTCTCCTTCATCGGCCTGCCGCCGCTCATGGGGTTCTGGAGCAAGCTGTTCATAATTTACTCCCTCGTCTACTCGCAGTTCATCTGGTTGGCGGTAATACTCGTGCTTAACTCCGCAATCTCAGTTCCCTATTACGTTAGACTTGCAAGATTGCTCGGAACCGGCTGGAAATTCAATCTGACGAGTGCGGTAGTGCTGTTTGCATCAATTGCAATGCTGATAACGCTGATACCGCCAATGTGGTTTGTGGACGTTGTTTCGATGATGAAGGGGGTGTGA
- a CDS encoding DUF447 domain-containing protein — MRLADFGFTDGINEIIAITENEDGSWNAAPIGIIVEDSSSDTAKAKLYRNRTRANLERSGVLFANVTDDALVFAVSSFGNLNDDWYASPNPPIIKGAMAWCRFEAEMRSGVAHLKLTDGEIIEKRVRAINRGLSAVIEALVHATRYVAIKSDERRKELLERIHYYREIVQKCGSEREKRAFEIIMEKIG, encoded by the coding sequence ATGAGGCTTGCTGATTTTGGATTCACGGATGGGATTAACGAAATTATAGCCATCACCGAAAACGAGGATGGTAGCTGGAATGCAGCACCCATTGGCATTATCGTTGAAGATTCCAGCTCTGATACGGCTAAAGCAAAGCTATACAGAAACAGAACTAGAGCAAATCTCGAAAGGAGTGGAGTTTTGTTTGCCAACGTAACCGATGACGCTTTGGTTTTTGCAGTCTCCTCCTTCGGAAATCTAAACGATGATTGGTACGCATCCCCCAACCCCCCTATCATCAAGGGCGCAATGGCGTGGTGCAGGTTTGAGGCGGAGATGAGGAGTGGTGTGGCGCACCTCAAACTGACCGATGGAGAGATTATTGAGAAAAGGGTGAGGGCAATCAACAGGGGGCTGAGCGCGGTAATAGAGGCTTTAGTTCATGCCACAAGATACGTGGCAATCAAGAGCGATGAGAGGAGAAAGGAGCTGCTCGAAAGGATTCACTACTACAGAGAGATTGTACAGAAGTGCGGGAGCGAGAGGGAGAAGAGGGCCTTCGAAATAATTATGGAAAAAATTGGCTAA